Proteins encoded within one genomic window of Humulus lupulus chromosome 1, drHumLupu1.1, whole genome shotgun sequence:
- the LOC133801797 gene encoding uncharacterized protein LOC133801797, producing the protein MDVVALAVPSGSNVSSSPGVIPMPSIVMSLPPLPQVEAVSVVAEVPAIPSKVSEAVMLGALLAFMLDRRVVAVMANRRDGVVARDLKEKDILRAAVVHFPCELVRHMDDVCKAKEAMREYLILGCFYSNVLERHNLVSKGQWKVVTEDQGRRTMELEAQLAEARWALEQEKEQRLKNEKLVEEMAKRQIAVRRSWLIWKWKRRRLRRTSWRSKRNWSPRRN; encoded by the exons ATGGACGTTGTTGCCCTTGCTGTGCCCAGTGGTTCTAATGTAAGTTCTTCGCCAGGGGTCATACCTATGCCAAGCATAGTTATGTCCCTTCCTCCTTTGCCCCAAGTGGAAGCTGTGAGTGTTGTGGCGGAAGTGCCCGCCATACCATCAAAGGTTAGTGAAGCAGTTATGCTTGGTGCCCTTCTTGCCTTTATGCTTGATAGAAGGGTAGTGGCAGTTATGGCCAATAGAAGAGATGGTGTGGTGGCACGTGACCTTAAGGAGAAGGACATTCTTCGGGCAGCAGTTGTGCATTTCCCATGTGAATTGGTGAGGCACATGGATGACGTCTGCAAGGCGAAAGAAGCGATGCGTGAATATCTAATATTG GGCTGCTTTTATTCAAACGTCCTTGAACGTCACAATTTAGTCAGCAAAGGACAGTGGAAAGTGGTGACGGAGGACCAAGGGAGGAGAACTATGGAACTAGAGGCCCAGTTGGCGGAGGCTCGTTGGGCTTTGGAGCAGGAGAAGGAGCAAAGGTTAAAGAATGAGAAGTTAGTTGAAGAGATGGCGAAAAGGCAGATAGCCGTGCGACGGAGCTGGCTAATATGGAAATGGAAAAGAAGAAGGCTGAGGAGGACAAGTTGGAGGTCCAAAAGAAATTGGAGTCCACGGAGGAATTAG